In the Orcinus orca chromosome 19, mOrcOrc1.1, whole genome shotgun sequence genome, CAACCTGCTGGGCTCAgggttactctttttttttttttttttttttttttttgctgcaaaaAGCTTTACTGTTTCCCTTTGGTCCAAGACTTGGGAGAGGGCTCCAGGGCGGTTAACAAGCTGCCCAGTGGCTGCAGAGAGAGGAGCTCCTCAAAGGCCGCTGAGCTCCAGAGCCTCCTAGTGCTGCTTGAGTCTGAGCCTTTGGAAGAGATACTGGCTTAGCCCAGCCTGCGGCCCAGCCAGCCTGCGGAGGTTAGTCAGGTGGTCGCCCACCTTCTTGACGAGTTTCACCTGCTCATCTAGGAAGTGGCTCTCCAGGAAGTCGCAGAGGTGGAGATCTGCGCGGGTGGGACCCAGGGCATGTAGATCCAAAAGGGCCTGGTTTGGGTTCTCCATGAGAATGGTGGCTTCCATTGCATCCTGGGTGTTACCCCACTCATCTCGAGATGGCTTCTGCACGTCCTGGACGAGGGCGAGGCAGCCgcactggttttgcattttcaagacaCGCTCTATGCCCTCACACTTCTCCTTGGCCAATTCGCAGAAAAAGTGGCCTATGCCCTCCAGAGGCACCTCATCGCGGTCGAaatagaagcccagagagaggtaGGTGTAGGAGGCCCGCGGATGCAGGTTGACCAGGCGGTTGACAGTGGCTTCTATCTCGATGGAATAATTCTGACAAATCTGGGAGCTCATGGTTGATTCGGTAATAAGGAGTTAAGCTCAGAAATGGTGTTGGTTGGTCCCAGTGGCCAAGGATAGCTTGAGTGGCTGATTCTGAAGATTGCGACTGGAAAAAATGTTGGGGGGTGGTCGGAAGCTGGAGCAAGGGGCGTCCCTGTGTCTGTTCCAtccaaacactgttgaagcaaGAGACAGATCTGCGGGGACCACCGAGAGCACAACTCAGGGTTACTCTTTATGAAGGGACTTGAGTAAGTGTGCCTCCCGGCTTTCAGTAAACTGTTTGAaaggttctttttcctttatttgaaaAGTCTAACACAGATGTTTTACGAAGTGGGCTGTCTACCCAGAATAATGAAGAAAAGTTTCTTAATTAGTCTTTGGGGATAAACAGTCACGATGGGGTCCTTCAagagagaaaactgaaattaatgaACAATTATTTAAGATTGTCACTGGGTCGTGAGAAATTGCCaaacatgtcaattatatcaagtGAAAACGAGATAAGGTAAGAAGCATATGTTTTAAATGTTATTGATGACCTTGCTTCCAGTAAAGCCAGGAGAGTAGACATATAAGTTTTCCTTTGGTATAAACTAGACAGGATGTTTAACACCCCTACTTTCCAATTTTTCAATGTTTTCAAGTAGTTTAACGTTACAGGGAAAgcgaaacattaaaaaatgtataaaagcacGTCCAGGGGAGCGCTTGTTTCCCCTCCCACTTCCAGCTCATATTGGGCTCGAAGGGACCAAGATTCTGTCCGTTCCTTCACCCCCGTCTGCGtttctttctctgaattttaTAGAATACTCcctcacatgggcttccctggtggcgcagtggttgagagtccgcctgccgatgcaggggacacgggttcgtgccccggtccgggaagatcccacatgccgcggagcggctgggcccgtgagccatggccgctgagcctgcgcgtccggagcctgtgctccgcaacgggagaggccacaacagtgagaggcccgcgtacggcaaaaaaagaaaaaaaaaaaaaaaaaacccacaaaactccCTCACGTTATGAGTACGACGTTCAAACGCCTCAGTGAGCGCTATTATTGTAAAATAGGTCCTGGTACCATGAGAAAGTAAAGAACGAAATACACAGGGGAATTCTAGAAAAACGAAAGCTTCTGCATAAGAAGTCCGGAAGCGCATTCTAAGCTTTTTCCTTCTGGTGCACCAGACGCCCCATCCGCGGCCGGAACACGCATGCGCTCCAGGAGGGTCGGAAAGGGCGGGGTTCGCCCGCCCTCTTGTGGCCAGAGGCGGGCAGCGCACAGAGGCCGGCCGCCTGCTGAATCACTGGAATTGAATTTTCAGTTTCATCTAAATTACCTAAATTTGTGGGCGTACATTGTTCATTGCACTCTCTTAGAATACTTTTCATTTATGTAAAGTCCTCAGCAATGTCTCCACTTTCCATTCTAATTTGATTATATTGCGGTTTTCCTCTGTCTTGGTCAGTAAAAGTAAAGGTTAACCTCAACCTCCGGATCAACCAAGCCTTTATCCCACTGGATTGTATACACTGAGCACCACCCTGTCGAGACGCCTTGTTGTCCTCATCGCTCTCAGAAGGTAAAGCACTCCCTCCACTCTCCCACCCCCCTTCCACTCTGGCCTCACTGCTCACTGAGGACGACTTGTCTCTGAGGTTCAGTAAGCAGAGTTCTGCAATGAACCCCTACCGTCGGCCCCACAGAGCTTCTCAGTGACGCTGGTGAACCCTCCTACCAGCACATTCTGTATCTCAACGGAGGGTCTTCCCGGCCTTCCAAAGAAGCAGAGCTTGTACATTTTCCAGCCCTACATCCTCTGCTTGCTCTGGATTGCCCACTTCTCTGAGCCTAGCAATTCTGGCATCTCTGCTCAGCAAAGAGCCATCTATTTCTCCAAGCCACCAAAAGCCCTTCTTGCAGTGTGTTAGCACCACCTCCTGGCATCCTCAGCAGAGCGTGTAAACGCTTATCACAGAAGTGTGCTCCTTTCCAATACACTCTCCAGCACTCAGTTATGTGTTCTACACTCCGTGGTCCAGCATCCTCGGGATCCAGACCCATACTCTCCTGGTTCCTACAGACACAGATTGGCCAGGCCCACGGCAACTGAATCTTCCTCCCTTATCAAACCCAGCGTTTCCCTGGTCGACTTTTGTAGTGACTGGACCCTAGTAATTGGTCTAGTTAtcaggaggggaggaaagagtaGACTGCACCGGTTTTATCACAAAGTGGAGGCCTTAGTCTGCATCATCTTCAAACAAGACTGGGAGGCATGGGTCACATTTGCAGGCCCAGAGGGACTGGTGTTTCAAGGTGTTTGCCCACATCAACCTGAATGTCCCCATCCCAAGTCTCAGGGTTTCCTCCTTTCCAAACAAGGTCCTGACCTTGACATAGTAAACTTTCTGGGATTGAGAATTCAACTTATCTGCAGTTATGCTACTCTTACA is a window encoding:
- the LOC101275323 gene encoding ferritin light chain-like, whose protein sequence is MSSQICQNYSIEIEATVNRLVNLHPRASYTYLSLGFYFDRDEVPLEGIGHFFCELAKEKCEGIERVLKMQNQCGCLALVQDVQKPSRDEWGNTQDAMEATILMENPNQALLDLHALGPTRADLHLCDFLESHFLDEQVKLVKKVGDHLTNLRRLAGPQAGLSQYLFQRLRLKQH